In Arvicanthis niloticus isolate mArvNil1 chromosome 16, mArvNil1.pat.X, whole genome shotgun sequence, the sequence ACTCAGCAAGATTTTTAGGAAGATATTCTTGTGACACAATAGGTGGTGTTTAAACACATggcaaaaataaaacttcttgGGGTGCGGGGAGTCAATGTAGGGCCAAGAGAGAGATTCAAGCTAGAGATTTATAAATTTCTGTTAATATAAAAGAACAGAGGCCAAGGGGGAACTGGGAATCTTGAAGAAATGAAATGttgaaataaaatgactcttCTGGGTGTAAAGAATAGAGATGAGAAGAATAAAATGAGACCAGAATTTTGAGCTATCCATATACTAGGGgatgaaaaaatgaaatatcagGTGTGAACCTGAAGTAGGATGGTCACAGCAGATGGAGAATTACTGAACACTGAGCACCTGGCCTTCAGAGGTGAGGGCAGTTAACATGGAAAGATAAAGGTAGGTAATTTTTCTGAAGAGATTGGGACAATAGAGAGAATTATTATCCATGACATTAGGGAAAACTTTATGTAGAGAAATAAATAGTCTAAGTAGAGATACAGTGTCCTCTGAATGAATATATTTGATAGTAACAGAAAATAAACCATAGAAGTGAAATAAATGATTGTGAGAAGAGAGACAATTACCAGGACAATGCCTTGTACTAGGCTGTGTTCTAATTAAAGTCAGTCTACAGCTTTCCTTTCCCACTATGCAGCCCCCATGAAATTACAAGGGCAAGTCTAGACTGACAGATTAACATATTCAATTTTCACAAACTGTCATTTATTTGAAGATTTCCACCTTAAAGCACCTTCAAGTCTCTCTTCCATAAGACTCAAAAACCTAGTAAGAGCAGGAAGAGTGGTAAATTCTTTAAATAACACAGCACAAAGACACCAGTGTAGTGTATCCTCCGAATCGTTTCAAGCATTATATATGTAAAAAGGTGAGATAattagaagaaagggaagaagatggaTAGAGATCCTCAGTGATGGCTTATTACTGTCCCTTAGATACCTGTTTGTCTTCTAACAGAAACAAAAGGATCGAGATGGTTGTGGGCAGAGAGGAGCTGAGAAGATTAGGAGAGGAAAAAACcttaatcagaatatactgtatgaaaaaaacatctatttttgatgaaaagaaaaaaaaatcagatcacaTGCCAAGAGTCAGATGCACTGATCTGAGAGCAAGAATTTTGTTGGGGAATCAGTAAGATTGGAACTCGGGAATGAGTAtcctttttattctcattttcttcagGTTTTCCTCCAGATGTCTAAGCATGATGgttttaaaatatgactttttCTGACCATGGCCTGCAAATCTTCAGGTTCTACCTCAAACCTCCTAAATAAAACTTTTAGTAACGGCACCAAGAATCTGAGTTTTGACAGACCATTAATTCTGATTCATGCTAGTATTCGAGAATTACTGTTTAAGCACAAGTTGTATTGTCCAATTTTCTCCTTTATAACATATTTGATTGAAAGCCAGCGTGGAGTACATATGAGGTCATTATTAATTTCTCTTTGTCTACATCCACAGTGAAAGTGTCTTCTGATAGCCTGGCTTTGGTGAGTGTGTTTCCCTCCAAAACCACAGTGGACACTTTCTGAAAAAATTGAGTGCTCAAGGAGTTGCTGACTCTCACTTCTCACTTGGAGATGGAGTTTTCCAATTGGACCACTGCTCAGGAGTTcattttttctgcttttccttgCTCCTGGGGAGAGTCTGTCATCTGCTTCATCCCATTGCTTTTCATCTATGCTTTCATCATTGTTGGAAACCTGGTTATCATCACAGTGGTCCAACTCAATGCACACCTCCAcactcccatgtacttcttcATCAGTGCCCTTTCCTTTCTGGAAATATGGTACACCACAGCCACCATCCCAAAGATGCTTTCCAGCCTTCTCAGTGAACGAAGGAGTATTACCTTGAATGGTTGCGTCCTGCAGATGTATTTCTTCCATTCCACAGGTATCAGTGAGGTTTGTCTCTTGACAGCTATGGCCTTCGATCGATACCTGGCTATCTGCAGTCCTCTTCATTATCCCACCATCATGACTTCCAGACTGTGTGCCCAACTGACCCTGGGTTGCTGTGTCTGTGGCTTTCTCACACCCCTCCCTGAGATTGCCTGGATCTCCACGCTACCTTTCTGTGGCTCTAATCACCTTGAGCATATCTTCTGTGACTTCCTCCCCGTGCTGCGCCTGGCCTGCACAGACACCCACACCATCGTCATGATTCAGGTGGTGGATATTGTCCATGCTGTGGAGATAATTACGGCAGTGATGCTCATTTTCATGTCGTACGTTGGTATTGTGGCTGTGATTCTCCGCATCCGTTCAGCTGAAGGCCGCCGCAAAGCATTTTCCACGTGCGTCTCGCACCTTACCGTCTTTTTGCTCTTCTTTGGTAGCGTGGCTCTCATGTATCTTCGCTTCTCTGCTACCTACTCCTTGTTCTGGGACACTGCCATTGCTCTGGCCTTTGCAGTTCTATCCCCCTTTTTCAATCCCATCATCTATAGCCTtaggaacaaagaaataaaagaagccatAAAAAAGCACATAGGTCAAGCTGGCATCTTAATTGGTAAGAGCAAGAACTTCCCGTAACATCTCTTCTTTGGGAGGacatgttgttgtttttttatttttttttcttcttctcagaaaTCTTTTTATCAGCCTTCTACTGAAACTTGTTTCATAGATGTCCCTAATACACAAAATTTATACATAACTAaattagatttattatttatcttactatgtatgtatatatatatgtatatatatatatgtatacatatatatatatacatatatatatatacatatgtatatatatatatgtatatatatatatacatatagagagagagagagagaacccatgtgttcatgtgtgatgAGTCCAGAAGTAAACATTAGATGTCTTCTtctccaccttaatttttgagagagCGTCTCTCACTGAGTCAGGAGCTTTTCCACTAGCTGGTCTGGCTGGGCTGCAAGTCTAAAGATCCTTTTGCCTCCACACCCCAGGGCCCAGCTTTTATTTAATGGCAAACTTTTTAATTAGCTGACCCAGCTCCCAAGTTTCTAAACTTAATAGCTTTCTGTTAGTCTTTATCCTATCTAACATATTTTTTTTAGCATAACTTCAATTGAACATTATGCCACTCAAGTTATGTGCAGTAACTTCATTTTGCTGAAGTTACCCTGATAAACACTTTACTTTTAGAATAACCTAAACA encodes:
- the LOC117721906 gene encoding olfactory receptor 6K2-like, which translates into the protein MEFSNWTTAQEFIFSAFPCSWGESVICFIPLLFIYAFIIVGNLVIITVVQLNAHLHTPMYFFISALSFLEIWYTTATIPKMLSSLLSERRSITLNGCVLQMYFFHSTGISEVCLLTAMAFDRYLAICSPLHYPTIMTSRLCAQLTLGCCVCGFLTPLPEIAWISTLPFCGSNHLEHIFCDFLPVLRLACTDTHTIVMIQVVDIVHAVEIITAVMLIFMSYVGIVAVILRIRSAEGRRKAFSTCVSHLTVFLLFFGSVALMYLRFSATYSLFWDTAIALAFAVLSPFFNPIIYSLRNKEIKEAIKKHIGQAGILIGKSKNFP